In Pseudoliparis swirei isolate HS2019 ecotype Mariana Trench chromosome 2, NWPU_hadal_v1, whole genome shotgun sequence, the following are encoded in one genomic region:
- the zgc:113337 gene encoding OX-2 membrane glycoprotein isoform X1, which produces MKKMMIQASCRKGLQVCLLLLMVGRLQGKVTAPERLEAPVEKPFTLTCSVSREQGESLRQVRWLDVQNQTLLSYQPGNRDSVSGQQYVELASSPKDTSAITIRRVGFRDEGCYTCIFDMNPSGSRQGLTCLTVTSQITAERNKTAVSGKTASLSCSYGLPEKVQQVVWKHTSAQGVSTEVASFTKRSDPVIEPSFQGRVWLSASLSDSRLTIQPVAIQDEGCFTCLYNTHADGPKSSRVCLVTYVLPKPQVSYKTTSPGVIEANCTSVSRPPAEIVWNVERDNRTKGPPVTTMLPQADGTTLVISTLTVQSGMLKDVSIKCLVHHKGLESPIAVSMNTKLGTALTILISVTTVAALLVMSLCFCLWKCFLHKEVE; this is translated from the exons atgaagaagatgatgatccAGGCCTCCTGTAGGAAAGGTCTGCAGGTGTGTTTACTCCTCCTGATGGTGGGAAGGCTACAGG GCAAGGTAACGGCACCAGAGCGCTTGGAAGCTCCGGTGGAGAAGCCATTCACTCTGACGTGCAGTGTCTCGAGGGAGCAAGGCGAGTCTCTGAGGCAGGTGCGTTGGCTGGATGTCCAAAACCAGACCCTGCTGAGCTACCAACCCGGCAACAGAGACAGTGTGAGCGGGCAGCAGTATGTGGAGCTCGCCTCCTCCCCGAAAGACACCTCAGCCATCACCATCCGCAGGGTGGGTTTCCGTGACGAAGGCTGCTACACCTGCATCTTTGACATGAATCCTTCCGGTTCAAGGCAGGGACTGACGTGCCTCACTGTTACCT CTCAAATCACCGCTGAAAGAAACAAGACGGCAGTGAGTGGCAAGACGGCCTCCCTCTCGTGCTCCTACGGTTTGCCTGAGAAGGTTCAGCAGGTCGTATGGAAACACACATCTGCACAAGGAGTCTCCACGGAGGTGGCGTCCTTCACCAAGCGAAGCGACCCCGTGATAGAGCCGTCGTTCCAGGGAAGAGTCTGGCTGAGTGCCTCCCTGTCAGACAGTCGGCTCACCATCCAGCCCGTCGCCATCCAGGACGAGGGCTGCTTCACCTGCCTGTACAACACGCACGCCGACGGGCCGAAGTCTTCCAGGGTTTGCCTCGTCACCTACG TGCTGCCCAAACCTCAGGTGAGCTACAAGACCACCTCTCCCGGGGTGATCGAAGCCAACTGCACCTCGGTGTCCCGGCCCCCAGCAGAGATAGTGTGGAATGTGGAGAGGGACAACCGCACCAAAGGCCCCCCCGTGACAACAATGCTCCCACAGGCCGATGGCACCACTCTGGTCATCAGTACGCTGACCGTCCAATCAGGGATGCTGAAAGATGTGTCCATCAAATGCTTGGTGCACCACAAAGGGCTCGAGTCCCCGATCGCTGTATCCATGAACACTAAAC TTGGGACGGCGCTCACCATCCTGATCTCCGTGACGACGGTGGCGGCCCTGTTGGTCATGTCCCTCTGCTTCTGCCTGTGGAAGTGTTTCTTGCATAAAGAAG ttgAATAA
- the zgc:113337 gene encoding OX-2 membrane glycoprotein isoform X2 produces MMIQASCRKGLQVCLLLLMVGRLQGKVTAPERLEAPVEKPFTLTCSVSREQGESLRQVRWLDVQNQTLLSYQPGNRDSVSGQQYVELASSPKDTSAITIRRVGFRDEGCYTCIFDMNPSGSRQGLTCLTVTSQITAERNKTAVSGKTASLSCSYGLPEKVQQVVWKHTSAQGVSTEVASFTKRSDPVIEPSFQGRVWLSASLSDSRLTIQPVAIQDEGCFTCLYNTHADGPKSSRVCLVTYVLPKPQVSYKTTSPGVIEANCTSVSRPPAEIVWNVERDNRTKGPPVTTMLPQADGTTLVISTLTVQSGMLKDVSIKCLVHHKGLESPIAVSMNTKLGTALTILISVTTVAALLVMSLCFCLWKCFLHKEVE; encoded by the exons atgatgatccAGGCCTCCTGTAGGAAAGGTCTGCAGGTGTGTTTACTCCTCCTGATGGTGGGAAGGCTACAGG GCAAGGTAACGGCACCAGAGCGCTTGGAAGCTCCGGTGGAGAAGCCATTCACTCTGACGTGCAGTGTCTCGAGGGAGCAAGGCGAGTCTCTGAGGCAGGTGCGTTGGCTGGATGTCCAAAACCAGACCCTGCTGAGCTACCAACCCGGCAACAGAGACAGTGTGAGCGGGCAGCAGTATGTGGAGCTCGCCTCCTCCCCGAAAGACACCTCAGCCATCACCATCCGCAGGGTGGGTTTCCGTGACGAAGGCTGCTACACCTGCATCTTTGACATGAATCCTTCCGGTTCAAGGCAGGGACTGACGTGCCTCACTGTTACCT CTCAAATCACCGCTGAAAGAAACAAGACGGCAGTGAGTGGCAAGACGGCCTCCCTCTCGTGCTCCTACGGTTTGCCTGAGAAGGTTCAGCAGGTCGTATGGAAACACACATCTGCACAAGGAGTCTCCACGGAGGTGGCGTCCTTCACCAAGCGAAGCGACCCCGTGATAGAGCCGTCGTTCCAGGGAAGAGTCTGGCTGAGTGCCTCCCTGTCAGACAGTCGGCTCACCATCCAGCCCGTCGCCATCCAGGACGAGGGCTGCTTCACCTGCCTGTACAACACGCACGCCGACGGGCCGAAGTCTTCCAGGGTTTGCCTCGTCACCTACG TGCTGCCCAAACCTCAGGTGAGCTACAAGACCACCTCTCCCGGGGTGATCGAAGCCAACTGCACCTCGGTGTCCCGGCCCCCAGCAGAGATAGTGTGGAATGTGGAGAGGGACAACCGCACCAAAGGCCCCCCCGTGACAACAATGCTCCCACAGGCCGATGGCACCACTCTGGTCATCAGTACGCTGACCGTCCAATCAGGGATGCTGAAAGATGTGTCCATCAAATGCTTGGTGCACCACAAAGGGCTCGAGTCCCCGATCGCTGTATCCATGAACACTAAAC TTGGGACGGCGCTCACCATCCTGATCTCCGTGACGACGGTGGCGGCCCTGTTGGTCATGTCCCTCTGCTTCTGCCTGTGGAAGTGTTTCTTGCATAAAGAAG ttgAATAA